One Paenibacillus sp. FSL W8-0186 genomic window carries:
- a CDS encoding TRAP transporter large permease subunit, giving the protein MKGMEISWIGALIGLALAIILILFRLIPTYALILGAIVGGFIGGASFADVINILITGTQSVQGTVIRIIAAGVFAGVMMESGAAETIAKFIVDKLGGTKAMLSLALATMIITAVGVFIPVAVLIVAPIALSVGNKMGYSKVALLVALSGGGKAGNIISPNPNTIAAAGGFNLDVNQVMIGGLVPAIFGLIVAVAIASFIKFKGTKVTDAEAAELEKASSANLPPLSKALVTPIIAVVLLMISPIGSMIGMDFLAKLKIDSLFILPFAGIVGSIALGKSNKIMEYCTSGLNRMTPTILIIIGAGAIGGLITASTLPAEVVALVKSSGISGMYLAPIAGVLMAAATASTSTGVILATGSFAGAILNTGVSPLSAAVMTHTGATVIDHLPHGTYFHVTRNAMSMSMKDRMKVVLFESIVGLTMTVVAIILYGYIL; this is encoded by the coding sequence TTGAAGGGAATGGAAATCAGCTGGATTGGCGCATTAATAGGTCTTGCACTAGCGATTATTTTAATATTATTTAGGCTGATCCCCACTTACGCATTGATTTTAGGCGCTATTGTCGGTGGGTTTATCGGTGGCGCCAGCTTTGCAGATGTCATAAATATTTTGATTACCGGAACTCAGAGTGTTCAAGGTACAGTTATTCGTATTATCGCCGCAGGTGTTTTTGCAGGAGTGATGATGGAATCTGGAGCTGCGGAGACCATTGCTAAATTTATAGTTGATAAACTCGGCGGAACAAAAGCTATGCTATCGCTTGCATTAGCCACTATGATTATTACAGCGGTGGGTGTCTTCATTCCGGTTGCGGTATTGATTGTAGCACCAATTGCACTGTCTGTAGGCAACAAAATGGGTTATTCCAAGGTTGCTCTGCTTGTGGCCTTGTCCGGTGGAGGTAAAGCGGGCAACATTATTTCACCAAACCCGAATACCATTGCCGCCGCAGGCGGGTTCAATCTCGACGTTAACCAAGTGATGATCGGCGGGCTTGTCCCAGCTATTTTCGGGTTAATTGTGGCAGTGGCCATCGCATCATTTATTAAGTTTAAGGGAACGAAAGTAACAGATGCAGAAGCTGCAGAATTAGAAAAAGCCAGCTCTGCGAATCTTCCCCCTTTATCTAAAGCCTTGGTAACACCGATTATTGCGGTTGTTCTCTTGATGATTAGCCCAATCGGGTCGATGATCGGCATGGATTTCCTTGCTAAATTGAAAATTGATTCCTTATTTATTTTACCATTTGCCGGTATAGTGGGTTCGATTGCGCTTGGAAAGAGCAATAAAATAATGGAATACTGTACGTCAGGGCTTAATCGAATGACGCCCACCATTTTAATCATTATTGGAGCGGGGGCCATTGGCGGACTAATTACAGCGTCAACTCTGCCTGCAGAAGTGGTTGCTCTCGTAAAATCCTCGGGTATTTCGGGAATGTATCTTGCGCCCATTGCAGGGGTGTTAATGGCAGCAGCAACGGCGTCCACTTCAACAGGCGTTATTTTGGCTACGGGTTCATTTGCAGGTGCTATTTTAAATACGGGTGTATCGCCTCTATCGGCGGCAGTTATGACCCATACCGGAGCGACCGTTATAGACCACCTGCCACATGGCACCTATTTCCACGTTACGCGGAATGCTATGAGCATGAGTATGAAAGATAGAATGAAGGTTGTCCTCTTCGAAAGTATCGTCGGCTTAACGATGACGGTCGTCGCAATCATTCTGTATGGTTATATTTTATAA